Proteins encoded within one genomic window of Phototrophicus methaneseepsis:
- a CDS encoding RluA family pseudouridine synthase, which translates to MQFTVSESGERLDKIIIAQLPALSRAQVQALIKDGMVTVDGETSKPSAKLKGESLIQVTLPVVEDESIIEPESLDLDIRYEDEHIVVLNKPSGLVVHPGVGNVQGTLVNALLARYPEMIDMQDDPQAEGRMGIVHRLDKDTSGLMVVARHVEALYQLMGQFQARTVEKYYTALLERRPKTNTGTIDAPIARDPRQRKRMAVVRDGKPAVTEFELIDDNFLDGRALVCLRLHTGRTHQIRVHMAFIGCPVVGDIVYGYRKQRTGLKRQFLHASELAFDHPATGERLHFTSELPVGLQNILDKLRS; encoded by the coding sequence GTGCAGTTCACAGTTTCGGAATCGGGCGAGCGCCTTGATAAGATTATCATTGCTCAGTTGCCCGCTTTATCGCGCGCCCAGGTGCAGGCTCTTATTAAAGATGGTATGGTTACCGTCGATGGTGAGACATCGAAGCCCAGCGCCAAACTTAAGGGCGAATCACTCATCCAGGTTACACTCCCCGTTGTCGAAGACGAAAGCATCATCGAGCCAGAATCGCTCGATCTTGATATTCGCTACGAAGACGAACATATCGTTGTTTTGAACAAACCGTCGGGCCTTGTGGTGCATCCTGGCGTCGGCAATGTACAGGGCACGCTCGTTAATGCGCTGCTCGCTCGCTACCCTGAAATGATTGATATGCAGGATGACCCCCAGGCGGAAGGTCGCATGGGCATTGTGCATCGTCTGGATAAAGATACCAGCGGTCTGATGGTCGTTGCCCGCCATGTAGAGGCCCTGTACCAGCTTATGGGGCAGTTCCAGGCACGCACTGTAGAAAAATATTACACAGCTTTATTAGAGCGCCGCCCTAAGACCAATACCGGCACCATTGACGCGCCCATTGCTCGTGATCCTCGTCAGCGCAAACGTATGGCCGTTGTGCGCGATGGTAAACCAGCCGTTACAGAGTTCGAACTCATTGATGACAACTTCCTGGATGGGCGGGCGCTGGTTTGCTTACGGCTGCATACAGGGCGCACGCATCAGATTCGCGTGCATATGGCGTTCATCGGCTGCCCGGTTGTTGGCGATATCGTCTATGGTTATCGCAAACAGCGGACCGGGCTTAAGCGCCAGTTTTTGCATGCGTCGGAACTGGCTTTTGATCATCCGGCGACGGGTGAACGTCTCCATTTCACCTCAGAATTACCTGTAGGGCTGCAAAATATCCTGGATAAGTTGCGAAGCTAG
- a CDS encoding sensor histidine kinase — MQATRILYLDDNISEHTFIRSVLSKIQQQVFELTSVYTYDDAVETLLSQSFDICLVDYYLNDVHERTGVDFVREMTKQQEVRCPFILLTVAHERESDEEGLRAGAVAYLEKPHLRPELLERTIRYTIEQHRVRRELEELYSQIRELEAFKASLVRLAGHNLRNHITNVKLSVRMLENLVEKSETASRNLNRIVQAVSSMEQLTGDILMLERLNLSDNDLDITVNLAEMATEICEGYRSYGLKPGQRLLYSAPEGDLNVRCEPTQLREAINNLINNASKYTPNEGTITVQVYEEGHKVGISVEDNGYGIPADRQNELFQPFARVLTKTTEHIHGTGLGLYLVKTLVEKYGGEIDFESTYGKGSRFWFTMPKVVGQAANTALADETTKRLSQPIFTTDPNQIPTSDLDPNSLNDVLEEEPGETAELKPKEPPRTGPTPPKGTES, encoded by the coding sequence ATGCAAGCGACACGTATTTTGTATCTCGATGACAATATCAGCGAGCATACATTCATCAGAAGTGTGCTGAGCAAAATCCAGCAGCAAGTTTTCGAGTTGACGAGCGTTTATACCTATGATGATGCCGTTGAAACATTACTCAGCCAATCGTTTGACATCTGCCTTGTTGATTATTACCTCAATGACGTCCATGAACGCACCGGGGTGGATTTTGTCCGCGAGATGACGAAGCAGCAAGAAGTGCGTTGCCCTTTTATCCTGCTCACCGTCGCGCATGAACGTGAATCTGACGAAGAAGGTTTACGGGCTGGGGCTGTTGCCTATCTTGAAAAACCCCATTTGCGCCCAGAACTCTTGGAACGTACGATTCGCTATACCATTGAACAACATCGCGTCCGCCGTGAATTGGAAGAGCTCTATTCTCAGATTCGTGAGTTAGAAGCTTTTAAAGCCAGCCTCGTCCGGTTAGCTGGCCATAACTTGCGCAACCACATCACAAACGTCAAGCTCAGCGTGCGGATGTTGGAGAACCTCGTTGAAAAGAGCGAAACAGCCTCCCGTAATTTGAATCGCATCGTCCAGGCTGTGAGCAGTATGGAGCAACTGACTGGCGATATCCTCATGCTGGAACGTCTGAATCTATCGGATAATGATCTGGACATAACGGTTAACCTGGCGGAGATGGCAACAGAAATTTGCGAAGGCTATCGCAGCTATGGCCTCAAGCCAGGACAGAGATTGCTCTACTCAGCGCCAGAAGGCGACTTGAATGTCCGCTGCGAACCCACTCAACTGCGAGAAGCGATCAATAATCTGATTAACAATGCTTCTAAGTACACGCCAAACGAAGGCACCATCACCGTACAGGTCTATGAAGAAGGCCACAAAGTTGGCATTTCTGTAGAAGATAATGGCTATGGTATCCCTGCGGACCGTCAGAATGAGTTGTTCCAGCCGTTTGCGCGCGTACTGACCAAGACCACAGAACATATTCATGGGACTGGTCTGGGGCTCTACCTTGTGAAGACCCTCGTTGAAAAATATGGGGGCGAGATCGACTTTGAAAGCACCTATGGCAAAGGTAGCCGCTTCTGGTTTACGATGCCTAAAGTCGTGGGGCAAGCTGCTAATACGGCCTTGGCAGATGAAACGACAAAGCGACTGAGCCAGCCCATTTTTACGACAGACCCCAATCAGATCCCCACATCGGACTTGGACCCTAATAGCTTAAACGATGTCCTGGAAGAAGAACCCGGAGAAACGGCAGAACTTAAGCCAAAAGAACCTCCCAGAACGGGCCCAACCCCGCCTAAAGGCACAGAAAGTTAG
- a CDS encoding J domain-containing protein, translating into MADESHYDVLGVRPMADVEAIKRAYRDKVRQHHPDRFAGERARLQREGNDAAVREIDRKIAQAEKKTQQLNQAYAVLSDPVQRSNYDRSRGMFGRRSTPSSEASSGPYPNTNPFAGFQQQPPPRTPKNDKVPWVWFGGLIIVVFISLMMINAFLGGSSNAPTTDPAESASGPSARQLQSTESALQATRSARTQAIAQPTSTPLAPEDYVSSADAFMDLGFYELALDGYDEAFDAYRNDATIYLKRGQAYAGLAEGKPGDAADAALVNFRRALFLQPDLVDVYRERGLLYYALWRSSEDTAYAELARADLQQISEPDAAVTSALNQLNATS; encoded by the coding sequence ATGGCAGACGAGAGCCACTATGATGTGCTTGGTGTGCGCCCTATGGCCGATGTGGAGGCCATTAAGCGTGCTTACCGGGATAAAGTTCGCCAACATCATCCTGACCGTTTTGCGGGTGAACGTGCTCGTTTGCAGCGCGAGGGTAATGATGCTGCCGTGCGCGAAATTGACCGTAAAATTGCTCAGGCTGAGAAGAAAACGCAGCAGCTCAATCAGGCCTATGCCGTCCTCTCGGACCCTGTGCAGCGCTCCAATTATGATCGCTCTCGCGGGATGTTTGGCAGGCGTTCAACGCCCTCTTCAGAGGCAAGCTCTGGCCCATATCCGAATACGAACCCCTTTGCAGGCTTCCAGCAGCAGCCCCCACCACGCACGCCCAAAAATGATAAGGTTCCCTGGGTTTGGTTTGGTGGTCTGATCATCGTCGTGTTCATCTCCTTGATGATGATTAACGCCTTCCTGGGGGGTAGCTCCAATGCCCCTACGACGGACCCGGCAGAATCAGCAAGTGGGCCCAGCGCACGTCAACTGCAATCGACAGAATCCGCATTGCAAGCGACACGCAGCGCCCGCACACAGGCGATTGCGCAACCCACATCAACGCCACTTGCCCCGGAAGATTATGTCAGCTCGGCGGATGCTTTTATGGACCTCGGCTTTTACGAGCTAGCGTTAGATGGCTACGATGAGGCTTTTGACGCTTATCGGAATGACGCCACCATCTATCTGAAGCGAGGCCAGGCCTATGCGGGGTTAGCAGAGGGCAAACCCGGCGATGCCGCTGACGCTGCCCTGGTGAACTTCCGTCGGGCCTTATTCCTGCAACCAGACCTTGTTGATGTGTACCGAGAGCGAGGCTTGCTATATTATGCGCTCTGGCGTAGCAGCGAGGACACAGCCTATGCAGAGCTTGCTCGTGCGGATCTCCAACAAATTAGCGAGCCGGACGCGGCTGTCACCTCTGCGCTCAATCAGTTGAACGCCACCAGCTAA
- the cax gene encoding calcium/proton exchanger, with amino-acid sequence MVQWIIYGMLVFVPLTLLGQSSGWNADLIFLFSALAIVPLAKLIGDATEELAVHTGPRIGGLLNATLGNAAELIITIFALREGLNDLVRASIVGSIIGNVLVVLGLSLLIGGLKNGLQSFSRRTAGMNGVLLILAVSALALPSLFDVALAEFPAAELQLSEGIAIIMIVLYALSVLFSFQQGQDLSHQGDEAHEPKWSIPVSVGILAVATIGIVLMSEALVGAVEVVTESLGLSEIFLGIIVIPIVGNIAEHIVAVQVAYKNKMELSLAISLGSSLQIALFVAPVLVFISLLINPDNPLLLVFTSFELVALLAAALLAAFVAQDGESNWLEGALLLGVYLMIALAFFELPAEIVAAAHGG; translated from the coding sequence ATGGTGCAGTGGATCATCTACGGGATGCTTGTGTTTGTCCCCTTAACGCTTCTGGGGCAGTCCAGCGGTTGGAATGCTGATCTCATCTTCTTATTTTCTGCCCTGGCTATTGTGCCGCTTGCCAAGCTGATTGGCGACGCCACAGAAGAATTAGCCGTCCACACAGGGCCGCGTATTGGTGGCCTGCTCAATGCGACGTTGGGCAACGCCGCAGAACTGATTATCACGATTTTTGCGCTGCGCGAGGGCCTCAATGATCTGGTCCGTGCGTCGATTGTTGGGTCGATCATCGGTAACGTGCTGGTCGTGCTGGGTCTGAGTTTATTGATTGGTGGCCTTAAGAATGGCCTCCAGAGCTTTAGCCGACGCACAGCAGGTATGAATGGCGTCTTGCTGATTTTGGCGGTATCTGCTTTGGCGCTGCCGTCTTTGTTCGATGTCGCCCTGGCAGAGTTCCCTGCGGCAGAACTCCAACTTTCTGAAGGCATCGCGATTATTATGATTGTCCTCTATGCGCTCAGTGTCCTGTTCAGCTTCCAACAAGGGCAGGATCTCTCGCATCAAGGGGATGAAGCCCACGAACCTAAATGGAGCATTCCTGTTTCTGTGGGTATCCTGGCGGTGGCCACGATTGGTATCGTGCTGATGAGTGAAGCACTCGTGGGCGCGGTGGAAGTCGTCACAGAGTCGCTTGGGCTGAGCGAGATTTTCCTCGGTATTATCGTCATCCCGATTGTGGGTAACATTGCTGAGCACATCGTCGCCGTGCAGGTGGCTTATAAGAATAAGATGGAACTCAGCCTGGCGATTTCATTAGGCTCCAGCTTGCAGATTGCGCTCTTCGTCGCACCGGTACTTGTCTTTATCTCGCTGCTGATCAACCCGGATAACCCGTTGTTGCTCGTCTTTACCAGTTTTGAGTTAGTCGCTTTGCTGGCGGCAGCTTTATTGGCGGCCTTTGTGGCGCAGGATGGGGAATCCAACTGGCTAGAAGGGGCGCTGCTGCTGGGCGTCTACCTGATGATTGCCCTGGCGTTCTTTGAGCTACCTGCGGAGATTGTCGCTGCGGCACACGGGGGCTAG